The following proteins are encoded in a genomic region of Papaver somniferum cultivar HN1 unplaced genomic scaffold, ASM357369v1 unplaced-scaffold_10, whole genome shotgun sequence:
- the LOC113326334 gene encoding uncharacterized protein LOC113326334, which yields MPRLPVGRGRGRGRVRGQEVDPIDYNTMKEELLNEIRVMMGQNNIHHEEGDEEEGDNTDEEGDYTNPFGRGRREGRIIQRDDSERWKAGIKVEVPEFYGGLEPEEFLSWLNTAEEVLEFKDVPDNKRVQLVATMFRGRANSWWQQNKLQSSRKGKQKLVSWEKMKKHMRAEFLPHNYINLMYQQLQNLRKGTRSIDEYTKEFYRLISLNDLSESYEQRVARYVGGLPQQYQDKVNMFDCCSISDAHHRARQVEKQVGRRSSNWGNNVASSPTSNRSTSKTSTVNKPNSVSNPSKTPISYFGGKCNKCGETGHKGIDCRKVERVNKVLFNEYNREEDDWVPEYDEDPEDDSEPSDEVVTGDTGVNFVARRSFLTPRTDEDDNWLRNNIFQTTCTIEGKVCRLVIDPGSCENIIDEEVVKRFRLETKAHPHPYKLSWLKKGNEVKVNKRCLVSFSIGNKYKDKIWCDITSMDACHLLLGRPWEFDRKTSHDGHKNTYIFLWNDVRIVLVPSKEISPKPSTGQTTNLLSFK from the coding sequence ATGCCAAGGTTACCAGTTGGTCGAGGTCGTGGTCGAGGTCGTGTTCGAGGccaagaagttgatccaattgattATAATACGATGAAGGAAGAATTATTGAATGAAATCCGAGTGATGATGGGTCAGAATAACATTCATCATGAAGAAGGAGACGAGGAAGAAGGGGATAATACCGACGAAGAAGGGGATTATACCAACCCTTTTGGTAGAGGACGCCGTGAAGGTAGGATAATCCAACGTGACGATTCTGAGCGCTGGAAGGCCGGAATAAAAGTGGAGGTTCCAGAATTCTATGGAGGTTTAGAACCGGAGGAGTTTCTTTCGTGGTTGAACACAGCTGAGGAAGTATTGGAATTTAAGGATGTACCAGATAACAAACGAGTTCAGCTGGTAGCAACTATGTTTCGGGGAAGAGCTAATTCGTGGTGGCAACAAAACAAACTACAAAGCTCTCGTAAAGGGAAGCAGAAGTTAGTCTcgtgggagaagatgaagaaacatatgaGAGCAGAATTTTTACCACACAACTATATCAACTTGATGTACCAGCAACTACAAAACCTACGCAAGGGAACACGTTCTATAGACGAGTACACGAAGGAATTTTATCGATTAATTTCTCTTAACGATTTGTCGGAGTCATATGAGCAAAGAGTCGCACGTTATGTAGGTGGTCTTCCTCAGCAATATCAGGATAAAGTTAACATGTTTGACTGTTGTTCTATATCGGATGCACATCATAGAGCAAGGCAGGTAGAGAAACAAGTGGGGCGTAGAAGTTCAAATTGGGGTAACAATGTAGCATCTTCCCCAACAAGTAATCGTAGTACATCAAAAACTAGTACTGTTAACAAACCTAATTCGGTTTCGAACCCAAGTAAAACTCCAATCAGCTATTTTGGAGGCAAGTGTAATAAGTGCGGTGAAACTGGGCACAAAGGAATTGACTGTCGCAAAGTAGAACGtgtgaacaaggttcttttcaatGAATACaatcgtgaagaagatgattgGGTACCTGAATATGATGAGGATCCAGAGGATGACTCTGAACCTAGTGATGAAGTAGTTACAGGAGATACAGGAGTGAACTTTGTAGCAAGAAGAAGTTTTCTCACTCCACGTACAGATGAGGACGACAACTGGTTACGTAATAATATATTCCAGACGACATGTACGATCGAGGGAAAAGTTTGTCGTTTAGTTATTGATCCTGGAAGTTGCGAGAATATTATTGACGAAGAGGTCGTGAAACGGTTTAGGCTGGAAACCAAGGCACATCCGCATCCATATAAACTTTCTTGGCTTAAGAAAGGGAATGAGGTGAAAGTAAACAAACGTTGCTTGGTTTCTTTTTCGATTGGtaacaaatataaagataaaatatggtGTGACATTACTAGTATGGATGCTTGTCACTTGTTGTTGGGTCGACCATGGGAGTTTGACAGAAAAACTAGTCATGACGGGCATAAAAATACCTACATCTTTTTATGGAACGACGTACGTATAGTACTTGTACCCAGCAAAGAAATTTCACCTAAACCATCTACCGGACAAACTACCAATCTCTTGTCGTTTAAGTAG